The Micromonospora sediminicola genome contains a region encoding:
- a CDS encoding PP2C family protein-serine/threonine phosphatase, with the protein MLEIVSPGAGDPALDRPAWEVAVAVAQVLVNRRLYGDVVERIRRRLPMQVAAETVWGLLPPLTFATDDLVITAILEPCYDVGGDIFDYALNGDVLSVGLFDTCGHGIKASALASLVVSAYRNARRTGLDLVDTAISIDRWVRSEHPGLFATALLAELDRRTGLLRIINAGHPGAMLLRDGKAVRALPGPTALPLGLGNLSARRPRVHEEALHPGDRVLAYTDGITDARGDDGERFGLDRLVDFVERALNDRLPSPETMRRLVRAVLAYQRDQLDDDATALFLEWQPPHLPLGHLEHLTARVEGSR; encoded by the coding sequence GTGCTGGAGATCGTGTCGCCCGGGGCCGGCGATCCCGCGCTGGACCGGCCGGCCTGGGAGGTGGCGGTCGCCGTCGCCCAGGTCCTGGTGAACCGCCGGCTCTACGGCGACGTCGTGGAACGGATCCGCCGCCGCCTTCCGATGCAGGTCGCCGCCGAGACCGTGTGGGGGCTGCTGCCGCCGCTGACCTTCGCGACCGACGACCTGGTGATCACCGCCATTCTCGAACCGTGTTACGACGTCGGCGGGGACATCTTCGACTACGCGCTCAACGGCGATGTGCTCAGCGTCGGGCTCTTCGACACCTGCGGGCACGGGATCAAGGCGAGCGCGCTGGCCTCGCTCGTGGTCAGCGCGTACCGCAACGCCCGGCGCACCGGCCTCGACCTGGTCGACACGGCGATCAGCATCGACCGGTGGGTCCGCTCCGAGCATCCCGGCCTGTTCGCGACCGCGCTGCTCGCCGAGCTGGACCGGCGGACCGGCCTGCTGAGGATCATCAACGCCGGCCACCCCGGGGCCATGCTGCTGCGCGACGGCAAGGCCGTCCGGGCGCTGCCCGGGCCGACCGCGCTGCCGCTCGGGCTGGGCAACCTGTCGGCCAGGCGCCCCCGGGTGCACGAGGAGGCGCTGCACCCGGGCGACCGCGTCCTCGCCTACACCGACGGCATCACCGACGCGCGCGGCGACGACGGGGAACGGTTCGGGCTGGACCGGCTGGTCGACTTCGTCGAGCGTGCCCTCAACGACCGGCTGCCCAGCCCGGAGACGATGCGCCGGCTGGTCCGCGCCGTCCTCGCCTACCAGCGGGACCAGCTCGACGACGACGCCACCGCGCTGTTCCTGGAGTGGCAGCCACCGCATCTGCCGTTGGGGCACCTGGAGCACCTCACCGCGCGGGTTGAGGGATCTCGGTAG
- a CDS encoding M50 family metallopeptidase, translating to MSYLLGVVLFALAILISVSLHEAGHMLTAKAFGMKVTRYFVGFGPTLWSFKRGETEYGVKGIPLGGFCKIVGMTPQDDDVEPGDEKRAMWRYPVWKRTIVMSAGSAMHFAIALVALWIIAVSAGLPNPKFPTTEAGFRAEPAVVAIAPCVVVENAARACQSGDPASPAAQAQLKDGDRITAVNGRPVSTWGDMLDVVRGTKPGTATVSYLRDGTPATATVDLAAVQRPPLGDPKGATSAVSALGVALQPSTPTRVEYGPVAAFGATADFTGNMAVQTAHAMQRIPQKVPALWNAITGEERDMDTPISVVGASRLGGEAVENNAWLVFFMLFVSLNFFIGVFNLLPLLPLDGGHIAIAWFERARSWLYARIGRSDPGRVDYLKLMPLTYAVILVGGVFTLLTVTADVVNPITLFSR from the coding sequence ATGAGCTATCTGCTCGGGGTGGTGCTGTTCGCCCTGGCGATCCTCATCTCGGTGAGCCTGCACGAGGCGGGGCACATGCTGACCGCCAAGGCGTTCGGGATGAAGGTCACCCGCTACTTCGTCGGCTTCGGCCCGACGCTCTGGTCGTTCAAGCGGGGCGAGACGGAGTACGGCGTCAAGGGCATCCCGCTCGGCGGCTTCTGCAAGATCGTCGGCATGACGCCGCAGGACGACGACGTGGAGCCGGGGGACGAGAAGCGCGCCATGTGGCGCTACCCGGTGTGGAAGCGGACGATCGTGATGTCCGCCGGCTCCGCGATGCACTTCGCCATCGCGCTGGTGGCGCTCTGGATCATCGCGGTCTCCGCCGGCCTGCCGAACCCGAAGTTCCCCACCACCGAGGCCGGCTTCCGGGCCGAGCCGGCGGTGGTCGCCATCGCCCCGTGCGTGGTCGTGGAGAACGCGGCCCGCGCCTGCCAGAGCGGCGACCCGGCCAGCCCGGCCGCCCAGGCCCAGCTCAAGGACGGCGACCGGATCACCGCGGTGAACGGCCGTCCGGTCTCCACCTGGGGCGACATGCTCGACGTGGTCCGGGGCACCAAGCCCGGCACCGCCACCGTCTCCTACCTGCGCGACGGCACCCCCGCCACGGCCACGGTCGACCTGGCCGCGGTGCAGCGACCGCCGCTGGGCGACCCGAAGGGCGCCACCTCGGCGGTCTCCGCGCTCGGCGTGGCGCTCCAGCCGAGCACCCCCACCCGGGTGGAGTACGGCCCGGTCGCCGCATTCGGCGCCACCGCCGACTTCACCGGCAACATGGCGGTGCAGACCGCGCACGCCATGCAGCGCATCCCGCAGAAGGTCCCGGCGCTCTGGAACGCGATCACCGGTGAAGAGCGCGACATGGACACCCCGATCAGCGTGGTCGGCGCCAGCCGGCTCGGCGGCGAGGCCGTGGAGAACAACGCCTGGCTGGTGTTCTTCATGCTCTTCGTGTCGCTCAACTTCTTCATCGGCGTGTTCAACCTGCTCCCGCTGCTCCCGCTGGACGGCGGCCACATCGCCATCGCCTGGTTCGAGCGCGCCCGCTCCTGGCTCTACGCCCGGATCGGCCGCAGCGACCCGGGGCGCGTCGACTACCTGAAGCTCATGCCCCTCACGTACGCGGTGATCCTGGTCGGTGGCGTGTTCACGCTGCTGACCGTCACCGCGGACGTCGTCAACCCGATCACGCTCTTCTCAAGGTGA
- a CDS encoding GNAT family N-acetyltransferase → MMIASTQRLVVRDWTESPHDLARVYDIYSREEVMRWLGGGAGRMTDPAEARDRVRLWRDRWAPYAGRWGLWAIEPRDRW, encoded by the coding sequence ATGATGATCGCCTCGACCCAGCGGCTCGTGGTCCGGGACTGGACGGAATCACCGCACGACCTGGCCCGCGTCTACGACATCTACTCCCGCGAGGAGGTCATGCGCTGGCTCGGGGGCGGGGCGGGGCGGATGACCGACCCGGCGGAGGCGCGCGACCGGGTGCGTCTGTGGCGCGACCGCTGGGCGCCGTACGCCGGCAGGTGGGGCCTGTGGGCGATCGAACCCCGAGACCGGTGGTGA
- a CDS encoding alkaline phosphatase PhoX codes for MDRRTVLRATAVGGAAAFAGSLWAGAAPADPAQPGPGPYGDLLPADANGLQLPAGFTSRVIARSGQRVAGTSYSWHWAPDGGACFPAGDGWIYVSNSEVPLVGGASAVRFAADGAVVAAYRILGGTNTNCAGGATPWGTWLSCEEVPLGRVFETWPDGGRGGEERTRMGRFKHEAAACDPVRRVVYLTEDEPDGCFYRFVPDTWGDLRTGRVQVLCAPDGQVTGPVTWRDLPDRDGFPVPTRYQVGAAQSFTGGEGCWYADDTCWFTTKGDNRVWAYDAVHQRLDLAYDDSLVPAGAAPLTGVDNLTGTPGGDLYVAEDGGNMEINVITPAGVVSPFLRLLGQAKSEITGPAFAPDGSRLYFSSQRGTSGATAGSGGITYEVRGPFRR; via the coding sequence ATGGATCGTCGTACCGTCCTGCGTGCCACCGCCGTCGGCGGCGCGGCCGCCTTCGCCGGCAGTCTCTGGGCCGGCGCCGCGCCCGCCGACCCCGCCCAACCCGGCCCCGGCCCGTACGGGGACCTGCTGCCCGCCGACGCCAACGGCCTCCAGTTGCCGGCCGGCTTCACCAGCCGGGTGATCGCCCGCTCGGGGCAGCGGGTCGCCGGCACCTCGTACTCCTGGCACTGGGCGCCGGACGGCGGCGCCTGCTTCCCGGCCGGCGACGGCTGGATCTACGTCTCCAACTCGGAGGTCCCGCTGGTCGGCGGCGCCTCGGCGGTGCGGTTCGCGGCCGACGGCGCGGTCGTCGCCGCGTACCGGATCCTCGGCGGCACCAACACCAACTGCGCCGGCGGGGCGACCCCGTGGGGCACGTGGCTCTCCTGCGAGGAGGTGCCGCTGGGCCGGGTCTTCGAGACCTGGCCCGACGGCGGCCGGGGTGGCGAGGAGCGGACCCGGATGGGTCGGTTCAAGCACGAGGCGGCGGCCTGCGACCCGGTGCGGCGGGTGGTCTACCTGACCGAGGACGAACCGGACGGCTGCTTCTACCGGTTCGTGCCGGACACCTGGGGCGACCTGCGCACCGGCCGGGTGCAGGTGCTCTGCGCCCCGGACGGCCAGGTCACCGGCCCGGTCACCTGGCGGGACCTGCCGGACCGGGACGGGTTCCCGGTCCCGACCCGCTACCAGGTGGGCGCGGCGCAGTCGTTCACCGGCGGCGAGGGCTGCTGGTACGCCGACGACACCTGCTGGTTCACCACCAAGGGCGACAACCGGGTGTGGGCGTACGACGCGGTGCACCAGCGGCTCGACCTCGCGTACGACGACTCGCTGGTGCCGGCCGGCGCCGCGCCGCTGACCGGTGTCGACAACCTCACCGGCACGCCGGGCGGCGACCTCTACGTGGCCGAGGACGGCGGCAACATGGAGATCAACGTGATCACGCCGGCCGGCGTGGTCTCGCCGTTCCTGCGGCTCCTCGGGCAGGCGAAGTCGGAGATCACCGGGCCGGCGTTCGCCCCGGACGGCAGCCGGCTCTACTTCTCCTCGCAGCGCGGCACCAGCGGTGCCACCGCCGGCAGCGGCGGCATCACCTACGAGGTGCGCGGCCCGTTCCGGCGCTGA
- a CDS encoding Uma2 family endonuclease translates to MAQAAFAPEPAPQPAEPSFDVLRWHDEPWTAQLALDLLPETNGPKVEVLSGSVIVTPHAGIDHQSVERELPYLLHRAARREGLWVYPEINLVCGKDMFIPDIAVLRSSGGGRSAVDIGEAVLLGEIVSPGNRRKDVIDRPREYAAAGVPYFLRVDLRNRVPALALYELVDGEYRPLSAAAAGTTFVMRQPFDFSVDPADLLDEEAPGSGTSV, encoded by the coding sequence ATGGCCCAGGCCGCATTCGCGCCCGAGCCGGCGCCGCAGCCCGCCGAGCCGTCGTTCGACGTGCTCCGCTGGCACGACGAACCGTGGACCGCGCAGCTCGCTCTCGATCTCCTACCGGAGACCAACGGCCCGAAGGTCGAGGTCCTGAGCGGAAGCGTGATCGTGACACCACATGCCGGCATCGACCACCAGTCGGTCGAACGCGAATTGCCCTACCTCCTGCACCGGGCCGCCCGCCGGGAGGGACTCTGGGTCTATCCGGAGATCAACCTGGTCTGCGGCAAGGACATGTTCATCCCTGACATCGCCGTGCTCCGCTCCTCGGGCGGCGGCCGGTCCGCGGTCGACATCGGTGAGGCCGTCCTCCTCGGCGAGATCGTGTCGCCCGGCAACCGGCGCAAGGACGTGATCGACCGGCCGCGGGAGTACGCCGCCGCCGGCGTGCCGTATTTCCTCCGGGTCGACCTGCGTAACCGGGTGCCGGCGCTCGCGCTCTACGAGCTGGTCGACGGTGAGTACCGGCCGCTGTCCGCCGCGGCTGCGGGAACCACGTTCGTGATGCGGCAGCCGTTCGACTTCAGCGTCGATCCGGCCGACCTGCTCGACGAGGAGGCCCCCGGGTCCGGGACCTCGGTGTGA
- a CDS encoding YhjD/YihY/BrkB family envelope integrity protein — protein sequence MGDGWERTKRITAAAFRPVRGRDLSLHAAAITFYGAIAVVPVALLAIWLTGLVAGADRVRRLTGYAIDTLPTQIGADRAVAALVEAGVTLTPLLALASLLPASLYGEGLRRAFVSVAEPRGESGALVGWRGRLLLLPLLAPAPALLLSILLALPLTTRLVRQGGWIGALGVVLSFLAVWLVLTPVLVWVFRVVGPASPDWLSTLGMGSFTAANLSGFLHGFVLFCSLPLNLGVPFGGFDEIGGGVAVLLWLYLFHVIVLAGYSATLALSRWRAARVAARA from the coding sequence ATGGGCGACGGGTGGGAGCGGACCAAGCGGATCACGGCTGCGGCGTTCCGGCCGGTCCGGGGCCGGGATCTGTCGCTGCACGCCGCCGCGATCACCTTCTACGGCGCGATCGCCGTGGTGCCGGTGGCGCTGCTGGCGATCTGGCTCACCGGGCTGGTCGCCGGGGCCGACCGGGTGCGCCGGCTCACCGGGTACGCGATCGACACCCTGCCCACCCAGATCGGCGCGGACCGGGCGGTGGCCGCGCTGGTCGAGGCCGGGGTGACGCTGACGCCGCTGCTGGCCCTGGCCTCGCTGCTGCCGGCCTCGCTCTACGGCGAAGGGCTGCGCCGGGCGTTCGTCTCGGTGGCCGAGCCGCGCGGCGAGTCCGGCGCGCTGGTCGGCTGGCGCGGCCGGCTGCTGCTGCTCCCGCTGCTCGCGCCGGCCCCGGCGCTGCTGCTGTCGATCCTGCTGGCGCTGCCGCTGACCACCCGGCTGGTCCGCCAGGGCGGCTGGATCGGCGCGCTGGGCGTGGTGCTGTCGTTCCTGGCCGTGTGGCTGGTGCTCACGCCGGTGCTGGTGTGGGTGTTCCGGGTGGTCGGACCGGCCTCCCCGGACTGGCTCTCCACGCTCGGCATGGGCTCGTTCACCGCCGCGAACCTCTCCGGCTTCCTGCACGGCTTCGTGCTGTTCTGCTCGCTGCCGCTGAATCTGGGCGTGCCGTTCGGCGGGTTCGACGAGATCGGCGGCGGGGTGGCGGTGCTGCTCTGGCTCTACCTGTTCCACGTGATCGTGCTGGCCGGATACTCGGCCACCCTGGCGCTGAGCCGGTGGCGGGCCGCCCGGGTGGCGGCCCGCGCCTGA
- a CDS encoding ribosomal protein L7/L12: MSEAVPVALVVALVVVVLVLLVVRRGRPRDLVAPDRPAADGQAEVLRLARAGRTVEAVKVLRAQTGLSLLDAKRVVDLLAAGGTWSPGVPVPGANVDDAVRAEAARLLHRGRKIQAIKVVREHTNLSLADAKRYVERL, encoded by the coding sequence ATGTCCGAGGCTGTCCCGGTCGCCCTCGTGGTGGCGCTGGTCGTGGTGGTGCTGGTACTGCTCGTGGTGCGGCGCGGCCGTCCCCGGGACCTGGTCGCCCCGGACCGCCCCGCCGCTGACGGGCAGGCCGAGGTGCTTCGGCTGGCCCGCGCCGGGCGCACGGTCGAGGCGGTCAAGGTGCTGCGTGCGCAGACCGGGCTGTCGCTGCTGGACGCGAAGCGCGTGGTGGACCTGCTGGCGGCGGGCGGGACCTGGTCACCGGGCGTCCCGGTGCCGGGCGCGAACGTCGACGACGCGGTGCGGGCCGAGGCCGCGCGGCTGCTGCACCGGGGCAGGAAGATCCAGGCGATCAAGGTGGTGCGGGAGCACACGAACCTGTCGCTCGCCGACGCCAAGCGGTACGTCGAACGCCTCTGA
- a CDS encoding DUF2631 domain-containing protein translates to MAGDEPVTAPDQHKPGHRKSGRIGAVVSAVALVLMAFCGTEEGRVEDIWLFGIAALLLAIVIGDAVLRRNGLRS, encoded by the coding sequence GTGGCAGGAGACGAGCCGGTAACCGCGCCAGATCAGCACAAGCCCGGGCACCGCAAGTCCGGGCGGATCGGTGCGGTGGTGTCGGCGGTGGCCCTGGTGTTGATGGCGTTCTGCGGCACCGAGGAGGGCCGGGTGGAGGACATCTGGCTGTTCGGGATCGCCGCGCTGCTGCTCGCCATCGTCATCGGCGACGCCGTGCTGCGCCGCAACGGCCTGCGGTCCTGA
- the dxr gene encoding 1-deoxy-D-xylulose-5-phosphate reductoisomerase, with translation MTTPRDLVLLGSTGSIGTQAIDIVKRNPDRFRVVALGAGGGNVELLATQALELGVEAVGVARASTAQDLQLAFYAEASRRGWATGDFKLPKIVAGPDAMTELAQWPCDVVLNGVVGSLGLAPTLAALRAGRTLALANKESLVAGGSLVRAAVTRPEQIVPVDSEHSALAQCLRGGARDEVRRLVVTASGGPFRGRRRDELTQVTPEQALAHPTWNMGPVVTINSATMVNKALEVIEAHELFDVPYADITVMVHPQSVIHSMVEFVDGSTLAQASPPDMRLPIALGIGWPDRVPGAAAAVDWTSAHTWEFFPLDDTAFPAVALAKAAGEAGRCRPAIYNAANEECVAAFVAGRLPFLGIVDTLQRVLEDAPDFDEPGTVEDVLAAESWARAHAQEIIVGSVEGAR, from the coding sequence GTGACCACTCCCCGAGACCTCGTGCTGCTCGGCTCGACCGGCTCCATCGGCACCCAGGCCATCGACATCGTCAAGCGCAACCCGGACCGGTTCCGGGTGGTCGCGCTCGGCGCCGGCGGCGGCAACGTGGAGCTGCTCGCGACCCAGGCGCTGGAGCTGGGCGTGGAGGCGGTCGGCGTGGCCCGCGCCTCCACCGCGCAGGACCTCCAGTTGGCGTTCTACGCCGAGGCGAGCCGGCGCGGCTGGGCCACCGGCGACTTCAAGCTGCCCAAGATCGTGGCCGGTCCGGACGCGATGACCGAGCTGGCGCAGTGGCCGTGCGACGTGGTGCTCAACGGCGTGGTCGGCTCGCTCGGGCTCGCGCCGACCCTGGCCGCGCTGCGCGCCGGGCGCACCCTCGCGCTGGCCAACAAGGAGTCCCTGGTCGCCGGTGGTTCGCTGGTGCGGGCCGCGGTGACGCGCCCGGAGCAGATCGTGCCCGTCGACTCGGAGCACTCGGCGCTGGCCCAGTGCCTGCGCGGCGGTGCCCGCGACGAGGTGCGGCGGCTGGTGGTCACCGCCAGCGGCGGCCCGTTCCGGGGCCGGCGGCGCGACGAGTTGACCCAGGTCACACCGGAGCAGGCCCTCGCGCACCCGACCTGGAACATGGGGCCGGTCGTGACGATCAACTCGGCCACGATGGTCAACAAGGCGCTGGAGGTGATCGAGGCGCACGAGCTGTTCGACGTGCCGTACGCCGACATCACGGTCATGGTCCACCCGCAGTCGGTGATCCACTCGATGGTCGAGTTCGTCGACGGCTCCACCCTCGCCCAGGCCAGCCCGCCGGACATGCGGCTGCCCATCGCGCTCGGGATCGGCTGGCCGGACCGGGTCCCCGGGGCCGCCGCGGCGGTCGACTGGACCTCGGCGCACACCTGGGAGTTCTTCCCGCTCGACGACACCGCGTTCCCGGCGGTCGCGCTGGCCAAGGCGGCCGGCGAGGCCGGGCGGTGCCGGCCGGCGATCTACAACGCGGCGAACGAGGAGTGCGTGGCGGCGTTCGTGGCCGGGCGGCTGCCCTTCCTCGGCATCGTCGACACCCTCCAGCGGGTGCTGGAGGACGCTCCCGACTTCGACGAACCAGGTACCGTCGAGGACGTGCTCGCCGCCGAGTCGTGGGCACGGGCGCACGCCCAGGAGATCATCGTCGGGTCGGTGGAAGGAGCTCGATGA
- a CDS encoding phytoene desaturase family protein, whose protein sequence is MSEASELPSRADVVVVGSGHNGLVSAILLARAGLDVLVLEAAEVIGGATRTENPFPKVPGLRHSTGSYLLGLMPPELLATLDVTIPVLRRDPHYFLPTPGGLGSPYLLFGSDTAATRRQLTDMFSAADVAADDALQAELAQLREDLAPAWLAEPLPVEETAERYVRPALRQVFVDLVRGSVADHLARFDFRSELLVSMYAVTDGLSGLNAGPDDPGTGHNFLVHNMCRLPGSDGTWMIAEGGMGTVSRTFAEAARRAGARIVTGTPVTAITLDAGAASGVVLADGREVGASVVLGACDPYRLMELLPDGALPAELGARMAAVRRPGTTLKLNLALTGLPRFSCLPADAPSPFGSTIHLLPGSASLVGAGGESPMAALRGMWADVRAGRLPDEPTIEWYLHTTVDPSLSDGAGHHSSALFVQSVPYELAGTTWDAALPGYVERLIAICERYAPGAGDLIADAVPLPPPGIEAHFGITGGHIHHVDNTVSFTDRMPYATGVDGVYAGSAGCHPAGSVIGAAGHNAARRILADL, encoded by the coding sequence ATGAGCGAAGCGAGTGAGCTGCCGTCCCGCGCCGACGTCGTCGTGGTCGGCTCCGGGCACAACGGCCTGGTCTCGGCGATCCTGCTGGCCCGCGCCGGCCTCGACGTGCTGGTGCTGGAGGCCGCCGAGGTGATCGGCGGGGCCACCCGTACCGAGAATCCGTTCCCCAAGGTGCCCGGCCTGCGTCACTCCACCGGGTCCTACCTGCTGGGGCTGATGCCGCCGGAGCTGCTGGCCACGCTGGACGTGACCATTCCGGTGCTGCGCCGCGACCCGCACTACTTCCTGCCCACCCCGGGCGGGCTCGGCTCGCCGTACCTGCTGTTCGGCAGCGACACCGCGGCCACCCGGCGGCAGCTCACCGACATGTTCTCGGCGGCCGACGTGGCCGCCGACGACGCGCTCCAGGCCGAGCTGGCCCAGTTGCGGGAGGACCTCGCGCCGGCCTGGCTGGCCGAGCCGCTGCCGGTCGAGGAGACCGCCGAGCGCTACGTCCGGCCGGCCCTGCGGCAGGTCTTCGTCGACCTGGTGCGCGGCTCGGTCGCCGACCACCTGGCCCGCTTCGACTTCCGCTCCGAGCTGCTGGTCAGCATGTACGCGGTCACCGACGGCCTCTCCGGGCTCAACGCCGGCCCGGACGACCCCGGCACCGGGCACAACTTCCTGGTGCACAACATGTGCCGACTTCCCGGGTCGGACGGCACCTGGATGATCGCCGAGGGCGGCATGGGCACCGTCTCGCGTACCTTCGCCGAGGCCGCCCGGCGCGCCGGGGCGCGGATCGTCACCGGTACGCCGGTCACCGCGATCACGCTCGACGCCGGCGCCGCCTCCGGGGTGGTGCTGGCCGACGGTCGGGAGGTCGGCGCGTCCGTGGTGCTGGGGGCCTGTGACCCGTACCGGCTGATGGAGCTGCTGCCCGACGGCGCGCTCCCGGCGGAGCTGGGCGCGCGGATGGCGGCGGTCCGCCGCCCCGGCACCACGCTCAAGCTCAACCTGGCGCTCACCGGGCTGCCCCGTTTCTCCTGCCTGCCGGCGGACGCGCCGAGCCCGTTCGGGTCGACCATCCACCTGCTCCCCGGCTCGGCCTCGCTGGTCGGCGCGGGCGGCGAGTCGCCGATGGCCGCGCTGCGCGGCATGTGGGCGGACGTCCGGGCGGGGCGGCTGCCGGACGAGCCGACCATCGAGTGGTACCTGCACACGACGGTCGACCCGTCGCTGTCCGACGGGGCCGGGCACCACTCGTCGGCGCTGTTCGTCCAGTCGGTCCCCTACGAGCTGGCCGGCACCACCTGGGACGCGGCGCTGCCCGGCTATGTGGAGCGGCTGATCGCGATCTGCGAGCGGTACGCCCCGGGCGCCGGTGACCTGATCGCGGACGCGGTGCCACTGCCCCCGCCCGGCATCGAGGCCCACTTCGGCATCACCGGTGGGCACATCCACCACGTCGACAACACGGTCTCGTTCACCGACCGGATGCCGTACGCGACCGGCGTGGACGGCGTCTACGCGGGCAGCGCCGGCTGCCACCCGGCGGGCAGCGTGATCGGCGCCGCCGGCCACAACGCGGCCCGCCGCATCCTCGCCGACCTGTAA
- a CDS encoding Rieske 2Fe-2S domain-containing protein — translation MRVTGTGHASMRIDTPAGSILCDPWVNPAYFASWFPFPDNSQLDWATLGQVDYLYVSHLHRDHFDAKHLRDVISKDATVLLPEFPTSEMEDELRALGFTKFLKAPNEQVVELPGGLKIMIQALTSPTDGPIGDSSLWVEYDGVRLLNQNDARPTDLTVFAELGHVHAHMLQFSGAIWYPMVYELPQAAKTAFGKQKRDRQFDRTWRYIDDLKADHVFPIAGPPCFLDDELWQFNDIFGDEGNIFPDQSVFLAEYAKVGGTNGIVLLPGSVTEITTEGATTTHPVPVEEFFANKVAHLEEMRERKRPIIEAEKASWRHPEIDVLGQMKRRIEPLLDESIYLAKGVGGPVRFDLVGYDGAEVESIVVDFPGKEVRPYADEKVRYRFRTERALIEHLLHIDEVDWVNSLFLSCRFSAARIGQYNEFVYAFFKCLSEERLQYAEGWYDEHERAVDAEDITLDGWVVQRRCPHLKADLSRFGIVDGDQLTCQLHGWKFDLASGRCLTSVGHKIRAHRADAETPAPAGEAVI, via the coding sequence GTGCGAGTGACCGGTACGGGCCATGCCAGCATGCGGATCGACACGCCCGCGGGCAGCATCCTGTGCGACCCGTGGGTCAATCCCGCCTACTTCGCCTCGTGGTTCCCGTTCCCCGACAACTCCCAGCTCGACTGGGCGACCCTGGGCCAGGTCGACTACCTGTACGTGTCGCACCTGCACCGGGACCACTTCGACGCCAAGCACCTGCGTGACGTCATCTCCAAGGACGCCACCGTCCTGCTGCCCGAGTTCCCCACCTCGGAGATGGAGGACGAGCTGCGGGCGCTGGGCTTCACGAAGTTCCTCAAGGCGCCGAACGAGCAGGTGGTGGAGCTGCCCGGCGGGCTGAAGATCATGATCCAGGCGTTGACCAGCCCGACCGACGGCCCGATCGGCGACTCGTCGCTGTGGGTGGAGTACGACGGCGTCCGGCTGCTCAACCAGAACGACGCCCGCCCGACCGACCTGACCGTCTTCGCCGAGCTGGGCCACGTGCACGCGCACATGCTCCAGTTCTCCGGCGCGATCTGGTACCCGATGGTCTACGAGCTGCCGCAGGCGGCGAAGACCGCGTTCGGCAAGCAGAAGCGGGACCGGCAGTTCGACCGCACCTGGCGCTACATCGACGACCTGAAGGCCGACCACGTCTTCCCGATCGCCGGCCCGCCCTGCTTCCTCGACGACGAGCTGTGGCAGTTCAACGACATCTTCGGCGACGAGGGCAACATCTTCCCCGACCAGTCGGTCTTCCTGGCCGAGTACGCCAAGGTCGGCGGCACCAACGGCATCGTGCTCCTGCCGGGCAGCGTCACGGAGATCACCACCGAGGGCGCGACCACCACCCACCCGGTGCCGGTGGAGGAGTTCTTCGCGAACAAGGTCGCGCACCTGGAGGAGATGCGGGAGCGCAAGCGCCCGATCATCGAGGCCGAGAAGGCGTCCTGGCGGCATCCCGAGATCGACGTGCTCGGCCAGATGAAGCGCCGGATCGAGCCGCTGCTGGACGAGTCGATCTATCTGGCCAAGGGCGTCGGCGGTCCGGTCCGCTTCGACCTGGTCGGCTACGACGGTGCCGAGGTCGAGTCGATCGTGGTGGACTTCCCGGGCAAGGAGGTCCGGCCGTACGCGGACGAGAAGGTCCGCTACCGGTTCCGCACCGAGCGCGCCCTGATCGAGCACCTGCTGCACATCGACGAGGTGGACTGGGTCAACTCGCTCTTCCTGTCCTGCCGGTTCTCGGCGGCCCGGATCGGCCAGTACAACGAGTTCGTCTACGCCTTCTTCAAGTGCCTCTCCGAGGAACGCCTCCAGTACGCCGAGGGCTGGTACGACGAGCACGAGCGGGCGGTCGACGCCGAGGACATCACGCTCGACGGCTGGGTGGTGCAGCGGCGCTGCCCGCACCTGAAGGCGGACCTGAGCCGGTTCGGCATCGTCGACGGCGACCAGCTCACCTGTCAGCTGCACGGCTGGAAGTTCGACCTGGCCAGCGGCCGCTGCCTGACCAGCGTCGGGCACAAGATCCGCGCGCACCGCGCCGACGCGGAGACCCCGGCGCCGGCCGGGGAAGCGGTCATCTGA